A single bacterium DNA region contains:
- a CDS encoding indolepyruvate oxidoreductase subunit beta — protein MIGGSDRPANILMVGVGGQGTILASELMSRVLLEAGYEVKKSEVHGMAQRGGRVVSHVRFGEKVYSPLIAKGEADILVGFEMAETLRSLDWMIHGARVLADNRAILSYTSQVGQEPYPFDALDRIRSAGFQLDVVEGEALAAKAGEKKTANVVLMGLLARYLPVQREVWEETIRRNMPAKFVDVNLKAFSLGWEQISPEAILLR, from the coding sequence ATGATCGGCGGTTCGGATCGGCCCGCGAACATCCTCATGGTGGGTGTGGGAGGGCAGGGGACCATCCTGGCCAGCGAACTGATGTCCCGCGTTCTCCTCGAGGCAGGGTACGAGGTGAAAAAGAGCGAGGTGCACGGGATGGCCCAGCGGGGAGGCCGGGTGGTCTCCCACGTCCGGTTCGGTGAAAAGGTGTATTCCCCCCTCATCGCCAAGGGAGAGGCCGACATCCTCGTGGGATTCGAAATGGCGGAGACTCTCAGGAGCCTGGATTGGATGATACACGGGGCACGGGTCCTGGCTGATAACCGGGCCATCCTGTCCTACACTTCCCAGGTGGGGCAGGAGCCGTATCCCTTCGATGCCCTTGACCGGATCCGTTCTGCCGGTTTCCAACTCGATGTCGTGGAGGGGGAGGCCCTGGCCGCAAAGGCTGGGGAAAAGAAAACGGCCAACGTCGTTCTCATGGGGCTCCTGGCCAGATACCTGCCGGTCCAGCGGGAGGTATGGGAGGAGACCATACGCAGGAACATGCCTGCGAAATTTGTGGATGTGAATCTCAAAGCTTTCTCCCTGGGATGGGAACAAATCAGTCCAGAGGCCATCCTCCTTCGTTAA